The region CCCAAATTGCGAGCGGAATTGCTCGGTCGCAGGCGGGCAACACCTGTTTTGGATCGGATTGATATCTTAGCCAAACATGGGATTCAGATGCACGCGCAAGTGGTCTTGTGCCCGGGTATCAATGATGGTCGGGCACTCAAACAGACGGTTTTTGATCTTGCAGCGCGTCATCCACGCGTTGAATCCTTGGGCGTTGTGCCGCTGGGATTGACCAAATTTCGCAAAAATCTTCCCAGATTGAACCCCGTGACGCGTGCCGACGCTGTCATGGCAATTCGCGAAATAACAGCGTGGCAGGGTATGTTAAAAAAACGCCTGGGCACGCGCTTTGTGTATTTGGGCGATGAAATGTATTTGATGACGGGCCAATCCGTGCCAAAGAGATCCGAATACGATGGGTTTCCGCTCGTCGAAAACGGAATCGGCATGGTTCGTCGTTTTATCGACGGATTTGAGAATCGGATTGAGGACCTCGAAAATTTGGCGTTGCCACCGCAGCGCTTTGTACTCGTAACGGGTATGTTGGGTACGCATTTTTTGGATGAAATGGTCAAACGTCTGAACCAAATTTCGTGGATTGATGCTCGTGTTGTACCTGTGGTCAATCACTTTCTTGGCGAAGGAATAACGGTTTCTGGATTGCTGTCGGGCAACGATATTGGTCGCGCACTCATAGATGCTCGTATCAGAAGCGATGAGACCGTTCTTTTACCTCCCAACTGCTTGAATCATAATGGTCTATTTTTAGATGATCTTTTGCTTGACGACCTGGAGCAACAGGTGGGCTGTCGGATCATTGTGGGCACTTACGACCTGGTGGAGACCATTCAAAACGCCGTCGGGGGTGTGTCTGCTTTTGTGGGTGCAGGCAGTGAGATTGTGGCGCACCCGTATATCTCGTCACATCAGATGGAGAATTAGGCAATGGGCGTCGTGGCGATTGTGGGGCGGCCAAATGTCGGTAAGTCAACGCTCTTTAACCGGCTGATTGGCGAGCGCAAAGCTGTAGTGGATGACTTTCCCGGTGTCACGCGCGATCGCAACTATGCACAGTGTACCTGGAATGGCAGAACCTTCACGCTGGTCGATACGGGTGGCTATGTGCCCAATTCTGACGAAATAATCGCCGGTCTGGTTTCTCGACAGGTCGAGCTTGCTTTGGGGGAAGCGGACCTGTTGCTCTTTGTGGTTGATGCACAGACTGGACCTACAGATTACGACGCAATTATGGCGCGCAAGATCCGCGATTCGGGTGCATCCTATCGGCTGATTGTCAACAAAGTCGATAGAGATGAGAACGAGGCCGATGGCACGGCCTTTTACGGTCTCGCACTTGGCGATCCACTATGCGTTTCTGCTATCAATGGTCGGCAATCGGGCGACTTGCTGGATGAAATCCTTACAGGTCTTCCAGAAGAAGATGGCGACTCAGAAGATGAATTGCCCCCTCGAATTGCGGTATTGGGCCGCCCGAATATGGGCAAATCTACTTTTGTGAACCGCCTGCTGGGGCGGGAACGGGTGGTGGTAAGCGAGATTCCAGGTACGACGCGCGACGCGATTGATCTCTCGAT is a window of Gemmatimonadota bacterium DNA encoding:
- a CDS encoding DUF512 domain-containing protein; the encoded protein is MDVIRGAQVEGRRSVEHVDTGLQIRLVHPDGIGDAIGLQRGDVVETINGHPVCDPIDYRFYMGEEDVSALVRRGEDRFLFEIEKDIEDDLGVDFEDMPILKCDNKCVFCFLHQMPKGLRKTLYYQDDDYRLSFLHGAYVTLTNLSEDEFQRIIDQKLSPMYISVHATDPKLRAELLGRRRATPVLDRIDILAKHGIQMHAQVVLCPGINDGRALKQTVFDLAARHPRVESLGVVPLGLTKFRKNLPRLNPVTRADAVMAIREITAWQGMLKKRLGTRFVYLGDEMYLMTGQSVPKRSEYDGFPLVENGIGMVRRFIDGFENRIEDLENLALPPQRFVLVTGMLGTHFLDEMVKRLNQISWIDARVVPVVNHFLGEGITVSGLLSGNDIGRALIDARIRSDETVLLPPNCLNHNGLFLDDLLLDDLEQQVGCRIIVGTYDLVETIQNAVGGVSAFVGAGSEIVAHPYISSHQMEN